The following DNA comes from Fusobacterium periodonticum ATCC 33693.
ATCCTGAATTAAAGAAATATTCTCATTTCTATGGAAACTATGGAAATGCTTGGTGGGATCAAAGAAAGGATTTCACAAACTTTAATGGACCTATCGTATTCACAACTAACTGTATTGTTCCACCAGTAAAGAATGCTACTTACAAAGATAGAGTATTCACAACTAATGCTGCTGGATACCCTGGATGGAAGAGAATTAAAGTTAATGCAGATGGAACTAAAGATTTCTCTGAAATCATAGAACTTGCTAAAACTTGTCAACCACCTGTAGAAATTGAAAGTGGAGAAATAACTGTTGGTTTCGCTCATAATCAAGTTTTAAGCTTAGCAGATAAAGTAGTAGAAAATATTAAATCTGGAGCTATCAAAAGATTTGTTGTAATGAGTGGTTGTGATGGAAGAATGGCACAAAGACATTATTACACTGAATTTGCTGAAAACTTACCAAAAGATACAATTATCTTAACTTCAGGTTGTGCTAAATTCAAATACAATAAATTAAACTTAGGAGATATAAATGGAATTCCAAGAGTATTAGATGCTGGACAATGTAATGACTCTTATTCTTGGGCAGTAGTAGCTCTTAAATTAAAAGAAGTATTTGGATTAAATGATATCAATGAATTACCATTAGTATTTAACATTGCTTGGTATGAACAAAAAGCTGTAATAGTTTTACTAGCTCTATTATACCTAGGAGTTAAAAATATCCATGTTGGACCAACTTTACCTGGATTCTTATCTCCTAATGTAGCTAAAGTTTTAGTTGAAAACTTTGGTATAGCTGGAATCACTACGGTAGAAGAAGACTTAAAGAAATTTGGACTATACGAAGGTTCAGGTTTAGCTAACTAATTATAAATTAAAAAGGTTATTACAATTATATTGTAATGGCCTTTTTTTATGTAAAACAATAAAAATAGAGATCTTTTGAGTTTTATTTTCTCAAAAAATCTCTATTTTTTTTAATATTTTTATTGACTTTTAGAATATAACTCTAAGTCCTAGTCCACCTCTTAGGTTTTCTCCTTTAGTATCGTAACCTATATTTGCAGTTACTCCTACTCTTGTGTTATCTAGTCCAA
Coding sequences within:
- the hcp gene encoding hydroxylamine reductase, translated to MDKMFCYQCQETAKGTGCTSIGVCGKDAETSGLQDLLIHTDKGVAAYSSVLRKNGKAKELLEGKVNRYLVNSLFITITNANFDDDAILDEIKAGLKLREELKALATDEEKKEAEKYGADLVNWYYESDEDLIKFSENQSVVGVLRTENEDVRSLRELIVYGLKGLAAYAEHAFNLGKTSDEIFAFVEEALLGTMDDSLTADQLVALTMKTGEYGVKVMALLDEANTSVLGTPEITKVKIGAGKRPGILISGHDLWDLKQLLEQSKDSGVDIYTHSEMLPGHGYPELKKYSHFYGNYGNAWWDQRKDFTNFNGPIVFTTNCIVPPVKNATYKDRVFTTNAAGYPGWKRIKVNADGTKDFSEIIELAKTCQPPVEIESGEITVGFAHNQVLSLADKVVENIKSGAIKRFVVMSGCDGRMAQRHYYTEFAENLPKDTIILTSGCAKFKYNKLNLGDINGIPRVLDAGQCNDSYSWAVVALKLKEVFGLNDINELPLVFNIAWYEQKAVIVLLALLYLGVKNIHVGPTLPGFLSPNVAKVLVENFGIAGITTVEEDLKKFGLYEGSGLAN